TGAAAGATTTCCTTACCAAGGCAGAACTAGACTGGATGGGCTCTTTTCTCTATAGCAGGGAAGAAGGAACCAAAGCATACGACTTGCGCGATGAGGAAGAGCACCAGAAAGCCCGCAAGCGTGCCACCGTATACCAGAAGAAAATAGAAGCGCTGCAGGGTCCCTTGACTGCAAAAAGGCTTCAACGCTTCCTAGGAAAGGAATATGACGTTTTGATTGAGGAAAAAGTCGAAGGTGAGGACCTTGCCATTGGGAGGATCTACTCTCAGGCTCCCGAAGTCGATGGCCTGACTGTAGTCATGGGCAGGGATTTGAAGCCGGGGTCAGTACTCCGTTGCGGAATCAGGTCTGTGAATGGGCTTGATTTGGAAGCGGTTCCCGTGGGGCGTGCAAATGACTGAGATCGAGAATTTGCTTGGGCAGTTAAATGACAACCAAAAGGAAGCGGTCCTGGAAAACAGTGCACCTTTGTTGGTCCTTGCCGGCGCAGGTTCGGGAAAGACCAGGGTTATTACTACCAAGATTGCCTATTGTATAGAGAAGCTTGGAATTGCCCCCTACAAAATCCTTGCAGTTACCTTTACCAATAAAGCTTCCAAGGAAATGCGCGAGCGCGTAGGCTCGCTTCTTCCGGGGAAAGGGTATGAACAGGAATGCAACATACGGACCTTCCATGCCTTCGGAGCCTGGTTACTCCGCCGCTTTGGTACGGAAATTGGCCTGGATTCAAATTTCACCATCTATGACGACGACGATTCCCTGTCATTGCTAGCTTCCTGTTACCCAAACCACAAAAAGAAAGAACTGCAACCGGTAATGAAACGAATATCCTTTGCCAAGGACAGGGGGCTGGGCTGTCATGACAACCTCGCCTCTCTCAAGGCAGACAGTACCTTTCCAAGGATGTTTGAAGCCTATGAGAATAAACTCCATAAGGTCGGTAATGTAGATTTTGCAGACCTTATCACACGGAGTATTGAATTGCTCGATGCCCGTCCGGAGGTCCTTGCCTGGGTGCACCGGCGTTTCCAGGTTATTCTGGTCGATGAATACCAAGACTCAAATATTGCACAGTTTGAGTTGCTACGCCGTCTTGTCGGCCCCACTTGCTTTGTGTGTGTCGTCGGTGACGACGACCAGAGCATCTATCGGTTTCGGGGGGCAGAGGTCCAGAACATCCTTTCGTTTCCTGAAGTATATCCAGGGACCAAGGTAGTTAAACTCGAACAGAACTACCGTTCTTCCCAGAGCATCCTTGCCGTGGCGAATACGGTCATCAGCCATAATAAGGGAAGGCACCAGAAAAAACTGTGGACAGCAAATCCAAAGGGAGCGAAACCCAACCTTCTCTATGTCCAGGATGAAACCGATGAAGCCCAGCGGGTAGGGAATATTTTGAACCGCGACAAAGACTTTGACAGCAGTGCAATCTTGTATCGGACAAATGCCCAGTCGGTTGCCTTCGAGACAACATTCAAACGGATGCATATCCCCTATAAAGTGGTAGGGGCTTTGCAATTCTATGACCGCGAAGAAGTCAAGGATGTCCTGGCTCTGCTCTTTTTGCTGATGAACAATAAGGACGAGGTCAATTTCAAGCGGATGATCAATAAACCTGCCAGGGGAATCGGGGAAGGGGGAATCGAAAAAATCTTCTCCTATTCCGGTCAAGTTGGTGATGATTTGTTCATAACCCTTGAAAAGGCTATTGCTTCCGGCATTCTTGCGGGAAAGGCCCAAAGCGGTGCCCGTTCGTTCCTTTCCATGTTCAAGGAAGCCAACCGTTTGCTTGACAGCGAGGAACTGGTAGCATGTGTCAATTTTCTGATTCGTGAATCGGGCTTGCTTGATTATTACCGCAAGATTGACAGCCAGAACAGTACCGGCAAAGTGGATAACCTTGAGGCATTGGTCAATGCACTTGCCTCCTATGATTCATCCAGGGATGGCTTGGCCCTGTTCCTTGAACAGTTGTGTCTCGATCCCACTACGTTGGGTAAAGAAGACCCAAGGGACAAACCTGGGGTAACCTTGATTACCATGCATAATACCAAGGGACTCGAGTTTGACCGGGTGTTCATTGCAGGGCTTGAAGACGAACTCTTTCCCGGTAAGGCAAGTGAAAGCGATGACGACGTTGAAGAAGAACGCAGGATTTTCTATGTCGCGGTAACCAGGGCCCGGAAGGATTTGTACCTGCTGTCAGCCAAAGCACGGAGAATCTGGGGAAAAACCAGCTTCCAGCATCCCTGCAGATTCCTTGACGAGATTGGGTCTGAACTAGTCTCGGTACAGGGAATGAAGCCAGGGACACTGTCCAATGGATGGGAAAACGGCGGTTACCAGGGATTCGGCATGCTTGATGAACGCAGGGCACGGTCCTCGTCTTTCGGTGACGGGACAAAGCCAAGGCGCGAACCTATGGGAACGAGAATCCCTTCAGGCAACAATTTGATCCACCAGGGTTTCGGCGACAAAGCGAAGACCTTCGAAATGAAAAAAAGCCATGAAGAATCGAATGGCGAGAGTCTGTTTCCCCTTGGCCAGAAGGTTTTTAGCGACCAGTATGGAGAAGGTGAAGTCATCAGTGTAAAGAAGAGCGGGGACCGTGAAGTGATCGATGTGCGATTTGCCGGTGGACGGAAAGCAACTTTTATTAGCAAATTCGCCGCTCTTGAGAAAATAGGTCGTGACTGATATGCTTGCAAGTATGAAAGATACTAGACACAAAGACGGCGAAGGATATACAATGCCAGTCGTCGTCCGTGCTCGGTCATACTATTTGTATGATCGTTATGGCGTGCGATATATAGATTTTTTCCAGAACCATGGCAGAGCCATCCTTGGCCATCGACCTGATATGATGCAGCGGGCAATAAAGTCCACGGTCGGCAGGGGGTTGGTCAGCGAGTACCCTTCGGTATTCACAGGAAGACTCGAAAAGCTACTGGCACAACTGTTTCCTGATTTCTCGGCCTTTCGGATTTATTCTGATAGCCGGGTAGTCGCTGATCTGGCCATGAGGGTATCGCCTGATGCGAAAGCAATCTATGATCCCGCATGTTCTGCATCAAAGAACAGCTGCAAAGTGTCTTATTGGCGTCCGTACCTAGAGGTCGGCGGGGCAGATTCCGTGTTGCTCTTCCCTATCCTACCTTTCCCAGGGAGTTTCATACCTCAGGTCGTATGCATTAAGGATCAAACACTTGCAGAAGAGTTGCCGCCTTCGGATTGTATATCTCCGCTGCTTCTTGATTTGCTCATCAAGGCTACGGCGTGCTTGATAGATGAAATGAAGTCGGAAGAATCAGTTGCCAAGCGTATGGACAATCCTCTCAAGGGGTTGTTTGAAACTCGGGGACCGTACGGAATTACGAACCTCGACCACACGCGCTACCGAGAGTTCTATCATGAGGCCTTACAGCTTCGGGTAGTGCTTCCACCTTCTGCGGATATTCCTTTTATTGTCCCTGGTACATATTCCAAGGGTGATATTTCGGAATTCCTAAGGCTTTCGGAACAGTACGCAACAACAATGGTTGAATGAGATGGCAGCAAACCGTAATTGCATAGGGTATCTGTATAAGCATGGCTTGACAGGAGTCTCCTATTGTGCAATTATGCTTCGTGCTGTCCATGAACCAAAAACTACTAAGCGAAGCTTAAGCTTCGCAGACAGGATGAATAGATGAAAACTATTTTTGTAAAACCGCTGACGATTCAGAAGAAATGGTATCTGATTGATGCAGAGGGAAAGGAGCTTGGCAAGGTAGCAGTTGCCGCTGCACGCATCCTCCGCGGGAAAAACAAGCCCGAGTATGTCCCTCACCAGGACATGGGTGACTTTGTTATTATCATCAATGCCGAGAAAGCTGCCCTTACCGGGAACAAGTATGAGGACAAGATGTATTATCGCCACTCCAATTACCCAGGTGGCTTTAGGGAAACCAACTATGCGGATATGATCAAGCGCAATCCCGTATTCCCCATGGAGCATGCCGTCAAGGGAATGCTTCCCCGTGGACCGCTCGGTCGCAAGTTGTTCACCAACATGAGAGTCTATGCCGGTGCAAAGCATCAGCAGATGGCCCAGCAGCCCATCCAGGTTGAAATCTAAGGTAGGAGCGGAATATGGCAAAGAAAGAAGTTAAGAAAGTTGTTGATCTTGGTCATGGTGTAGGACGCAGAAAGACTGCTGTCGCCCGTGTCTATCTCCGCGAAGGTGAAGGTAAGATTATTGTAAACGGTAGAGACGTAGATACGTATTTCGCTAACCCGATGTTGGTATTTATCGTTAAGCAGCCGTTGCAGATTACCGATACCCTTACCAAATATGATATCCTTATCAATGTTGTCGGTGGTGGTCCTTCAGGACAGGCTGGTGCTTGTCGCCATGGTATCTCAAGGGCTCTTGTAGAGAACGATGAGACCTACCGTGCAGCATTGCATACCAGTGGATTCATGACTCGTGACTCCCGTATGGTTGAACGTAAGAAATATGGTCAGCCGGGTGCACGCCGCAAGTTCCAGTTCTCAAAGCGTTAGACTGTGTTTGCGACCATCAAGAGGGAATCCTCCAAGGAAGGGTATTTTGCCCTTCCCCGGGAGGGGTCCCCTTTTTTTATCTCTATGGAACTGTTTCTCTCCCAGCATCTTGCAGAGGGTCAGGAACTTACCGAAAAAGAATTTTTGGAACTCCTTGAAAAACAGCAGAGCTTGGCTTGCAGGGATAAGGCCCTCGTATATCTGGCAAGAAGAGAACATACGGCCTTTGAATTAAGGCTGAAACTGCAGGGCAAGGGATTTACAACTGAGCAGATTTCTTGGGCACTTACCTACCTGAAAGATAAAAACTATCTTTCGGAGCTACGCTATGCCCG
The sequence above is a segment of the Sphaerochaeta pleomorpha str. Grapes genome. Coding sequences within it:
- a CDS encoding ATP-dependent helicase produces the protein MTEIENLLGQLNDNQKEAVLENSAPLLVLAGAGSGKTRVITTKIAYCIEKLGIAPYKILAVTFTNKASKEMRERVGSLLPGKGYEQECNIRTFHAFGAWLLRRFGTEIGLDSNFTIYDDDDSLSLLASCYPNHKKKELQPVMKRISFAKDRGLGCHDNLASLKADSTFPRMFEAYENKLHKVGNVDFADLITRSIELLDARPEVLAWVHRRFQVILVDEYQDSNIAQFELLRRLVGPTCFVCVVGDDDQSIYRFRGAEVQNILSFPEVYPGTKVVKLEQNYRSSQSILAVANTVISHNKGRHQKKLWTANPKGAKPNLLYVQDETDEAQRVGNILNRDKDFDSSAILYRTNAQSVAFETTFKRMHIPYKVVGALQFYDREEVKDVLALLFLLMNNKDEVNFKRMINKPARGIGEGGIEKIFSYSGQVGDDLFITLEKAIASGILAGKAQSGARSFLSMFKEANRLLDSEELVACVNFLIRESGLLDYYRKIDSQNSTGKVDNLEALVNALASYDSSRDGLALFLEQLCLDPTTLGKEDPRDKPGVTLITMHNTKGLEFDRVFIAGLEDELFPGKASESDDDVEEERRIFYVAVTRARKDLYLLSAKARRIWGKTSFQHPCRFLDEIGSELVSVQGMKPGTLSNGWENGGYQGFGMLDERRARSSSFGDGTKPRREPMGTRIPSGNNLIHQGFGDKAKTFEMKKSHEESNGESLFPLGQKVFSDQYGEGEVISVKKSGDREVIDVRFAGGRKATFISKFAALEKIGRD
- a CDS encoding glutamate-1-semialdehyde aminotransferase codes for the protein MKDTRHKDGEGYTMPVVVRARSYYLYDRYGVRYIDFFQNHGRAILGHRPDMMQRAIKSTVGRGLVSEYPSVFTGRLEKLLAQLFPDFSAFRIYSDSRVVADLAMRVSPDAKAIYDPACSASKNSCKVSYWRPYLEVGGADSVLLFPILPFPGSFIPQVVCIKDQTLAEELPPSDCISPLLLDLLIKATACLIDEMKSEESVAKRMDNPLKGLFETRGPYGITNLDHTRYREFYHEALQLRVVLPPSADIPFIVPGTYSKGDISEFLRLSEQYATTMVE
- the rplM gene encoding 50S ribosomal protein L13, whose translation is MKTIFVKPLTIQKKWYLIDAEGKELGKVAVAAARILRGKNKPEYVPHQDMGDFVIIINAEKAALTGNKYEDKMYYRHSNYPGGFRETNYADMIKRNPVFPMEHAVKGMLPRGPLGRKLFTNMRVYAGAKHQQMAQQPIQVEI
- the rpsI gene encoding 30S ribosomal protein S9 codes for the protein MAKKEVKKVVDLGHGVGRRKTAVARVYLREGEGKIIVNGRDVDTYFANPMLVFIVKQPLQITDTLTKYDILINVVGGGPSGQAGACRHGISRALVENDETYRAALHTSGFMTRDSRMVERKKYGQPGARRKFQFSKR